A window from Methanofastidiosum sp. encodes these proteins:
- a CDS encoding metal ABC transporter ATP-binding protein, translating into MDKAVELNGVDTTYEGEKIPCLKGITLHIKKGEFVAVIGPNGAGKTTLLETINGLLESNRGEVKVLGKALRGDGNDIRKYVGYVPQDYSIDELTPFLVSDVVLMGRYGKIGLLKPITKRDKEIANSMMEYMGINGISKRPIGKLSGGQAQKVMIARALAKEPDIILMDEPFSNLDFEARREVSEKLIHFHKNKGMTFVIVIHDIASIPKSCNRVIVMDNGKIVADGNKEDILKPELLEMGYKGIVC; encoded by the coding sequence ATGGACAAGGCAGTAGAGCTAAATGGTGTAGATACAACCTATGAAGGAGAAAAAATCCCTTGTTTAAAAGGTATTACTCTCCATATCAAAAAAGGTGAATTTGTTGCTGTCATTGGGCCAAACGGTGCGGGGAAAACTACTCTACTTGAAACTATAAATGGCCTCCTTGAATCAAATAGAGGCGAAGTCAAAGTTTTGGGAAAAGCTTTGAGAGGAGATGGGAACGATATAAGAAAATATGTTGGTTATGTTCCCCAGGATTATTCTATTGATGAACTAACTCCCTTTTTAGTTTCTGATGTTGTTTTAATGGGGAGATATGGAAAGATTGGATTATTAAAACCGATTACTAAAAGAGATAAAGAAATAGCAAACAGCATGATGGAATACATGGGTATTAATGGCATATCCAAAAGGCCAATAGGAAAACTTTCTGGGGGTCAGGCACAGAAAGTAATGATTGCAAGGGCTCTTGCAAAGGAACCAGATATAATTCTAATGGACGAACCTTTCTCAAATCTTGATTTTGAAGCAAGGAGAGAAGTTTCAGAAAAACTGATTCACTTTCATAAGAATAAAGGCATGACCTTTGTTATTGTTATCCACGATATAGCTTCAATACCTAAGTCATGCAACAGGGTCATTGTGATGGATAATGGAAAAATTGTCGCAGATGGCAACAAAGAAGATATACTAAAACCTGAGCTTCTAGAAATGGGATACAAGGGAATTGTATGTTAG